In Seonamhaeicola sp. S2-3, the genomic window CACAAGTACAAGATTTTTCAGTAATTTGATTATACCTTATTTTAAAAGCTTCAGCAGATAAATTTTCGCTTTCTAGTTGTTTTATTTTTAAATGTTGATATTCTCTTGATGCTGTACAAATACCTTCTTCTTTAAATTCTTTATTTAATGCTACAAACTTTTTGGGGCATGAACTTCCGGGTCTATTTTTACTAATATGTCTTTCTTTTTCTAAATCTTTAGTGTTGTTTTTAAGGTTATGAAAAGGAATGCCTAAAGGCGAAATGTTGCTTAAATACAAATCTTCTTCTTTAGCTTTCACTAATTTATTTAATGTATCGTTATCAACTGTAGTAGCTTCTGGAACCAACAAAAAAGGAGTGCCCCAACCTACAGATTCTAGGTTGTATTCTTTAATTAAAAAATCATGTTCTTCTTGGGTGCCAACACCTCCTTGTGCAGACACTTCAAAACTTAAAGGTGCTACAGGTACAGGGTGCCCTAAATTTATTAATTCTTGTTTATAAATGGTTTCAATGGTTTGCTTTAAGTCTTCTCTTTTTTGTTTGAATTCATTTAAAACAGGTCCTAGTAAATACCCATCTGTTGCAAATGCATGCCCCCCACAATTTAAACCAGATTCAATTCTGTATTCTGATACCCACAAGCCTTTTTTTGCCAAAAACTTCCCTTGAATTAATGCCGACCGATAATCACTTACTTTTAAAGTAATTTTCTTTTTAAAGTCTCCGTTTTTATCTGGATAAAAATCTTCAAACCTACTCATATAAGCATATAACCGAGGGTTCATTCCTGCCGATAAGATTACAGACGATTTTAATTTACTATTAGCAAAGCCTCTTAAAGCTGCATGTGCATCATTAAACTCTGTTGGCAGTTTTTCATTTTGTAAATAATTATCCTTATCAACTTTAGTCATGATGTTTACATCAATACTGCCTTTAATTAATTTTTTAGAAGCCCATTGTTTAATGGCTTTTATACTTACACCATTCTCGGTTAGCTTTTTAAACTCAACACGTAAATTAGCTCCGTTAGGCAGCATATTAATATATGATTTGATGTTATCATATTTAATAGTTTCAAATTTTTTATCTACTAAATCATTTATTAAATTGAGGTAAGAGGTAATACGTTTTGCTCTAAAATCATGTACTTTATTTGTAATTTCTTTATAAGGAACTTCAAATTTTTCGCAGTACATTTTTCTAATCTTCTCCAACAAAATATCATCAACCAATGAAATGGCAGAACTCATTCCATATTGAGCTACTTTTAAAGGGGTATCTATAGTAAATCCTATACCCATTACAGGTATATGAAATGTGTGTGCGTGTTTCATGTTGTGAAGTTAATTTGTTACTTATTACTTAAAGCTAACAAAGTTATTGCAGTGTATTTTTATAGAATATGATATTTATCATACTTATTTAGTCTACCTATTAATGTAGGGCTAATAAAAACAACCAATAAAAATGGAATGATATTTAAAAAATGTTTAATTTTTCATAATTACAGCCTTACAAACTCTATAAATCAATAAAACTTCAATGCGTTTAGGGTCTTTGTCTTTCCTTTATTATTTTTACGGTTCAATTTATATATGAGCAAAGGATGTCAATAGAACCAAAATTAACTAGATTTAATCAAAACGTAATGTCTAAATATCAAATATACAACAGTATATTTATGACATTACCATTTGATTCTGTTACAAAAACCGGTGTGTTATTGCCGTTATTTCATGAAACTTGTGAAAAAGGATTTGCACAAGGAGATGACCCAACAACTATTGTTGACACATTTTTTAATAAATATCAGGCTAGACGTAATAAACAAAGCCAGATAAATTTATTATTTCGCTTCATTCAGTATATTGAAAGACAAGTAGTATTATTTGATGCCATTGAAGATGCGGCATTTTCTACTGTAAACAATATGGAAGGCGTAGGTACTTTAAGATATTTAAAAGGTTTTGCCAGATCTAACAATAAGCTAGAAGAGCTAAAACAATATCTTGAAGAATTTAAAGTACGTATTGTGTTAACAGCCCACCCAACTCAGTTTTACCCTGGTCCGGTTTTAGGCATTATTACAGACCTAACCAAGGCTATTGAAGAAAACAACCTGTCTGAAATTAACAATCTTTTTGGGCAGTTAGGTAAAACCCCTTTCTTTAAGCGCAAAAAACCAACCCCTTACTTTGAAGCCAAAAGCTTAATTTGGTATTTAGAAAATGTTTTCTATGATTCGTTTAGCGAAATATACAACTACATTCAACAAAATATTTTTGATGATGGCAAGAAACATAACGATATTATAAATGTTGGTTTCTGGCCTGGTGGAGACCGTGATGGAAACCCTTTTGTAAAACCAAGCACCACCCTAAAAGTTGCTAGAAAACTAAAACAATCTATATTAAAAAAGTATTATGCCGACTTAAAAAAATTAAGACGCAAACTTACTTTTAGAGGGGTTGAAGACAGAATCATTAAACTAGAATCTATCATATACAAATACAGTATAGATTTAAATTATAAAAAAGCCATTACCGCCAAAGAGCTTTTAGTTGAACTTTTAAGTATTAGAAAGGTAATTGTTGAAGAACACCAAAGTTTGTACGAGCATGAAATTAACGATTTAATAAACCGAGTACACTTGTTTGGATATTACTTTGCTACTTTAGATATAAGACAAGACAGTAGAATTCATCATTCTGTATTCACTACCGTAGTAGATTATTTAATTAGTAAGGGTAGCAAAACGTTTCCAAAAAATTATCATGAATTAACTGAAGAAGAGCAAATAGAAATTCTTTCTAAAGTTACTAATGAAGATATAGATTATGATGCTTTTGATGACGAAATGGTATCAAACACATTAAAAACCATTGAAGTTATAAAAGAAATTCAAGGTTTTAATGGTGAAAAAGGCGCTAACCGATACATTATTAGCAACAACCAAACAGCACTAAACGTTATGCAACTATTTGCCATGTTGAAAATGGTTGCTTTTAATGACGATTTAACCGTTGATATTGTGCCACTTTTTGAAACCATAACAGACCTTGAAAATGCGCCTGCTGTAATGGAGCAATTGTACACAAACCCCGTTTACAGAGCGCACCTAGAAAAACGCGGAAACAAACAAACCATAATGCTTGGTTTTTCAGATGGAACCAAAGATGGTGGTTACTTAATGGCAAACTGGGGTATTTACAAAGCCAAAGAGCAATTAACCGCAATATCTAGAAAATATGATGTAACAGCTATTTTCTTTGATGGTAGAGGTGGACCACCAGCACGTGGAGGTGGAAAAACACATAACTTCTACGCTTCTTTAGGTCCAACCATAGAAGACAAAGAAGTTCAATTAACCATACAAGGACAAACCATAAGTTCTAACTTCGGAACCAAAAACTCATCACAATTCAACCTAGAACAATTAATAAGTTCTGGTATTTTTAACAGAATAGGCGAGAGTAACAACGCTTTATCTGATGAAGATAGAGAAGTTATGAATGATTTGGCCGAAACAAGCTATCAGGCATATAAAGATTTTAAAAGCTGTATTATACTGAAATAGGTTGACTTTTTTTGGTTCATATTTAGCTGTTCAAAAGATTTTTTTTAGCCGTTTAGAAGGCAAAAAAATAGTTTGAACTAGGTTTGTTCTTAAATTGTAAGTTCAGGTAAATTTACATTATTTTTTCTATAGGATTTGTATTTGATGTTTGGATTTAAATGTACTTCAGCAGGTTTTCTTAGGTCCAGACTAAAATGGGTTCTCAAATTGTTATAAATATATACAGCTTGCTCCGTCATTTTTTGAGCTAAATCGGTGTTTTTAATAGTTTGTTTTAAGCCGTATTCGTATTTAAGTGTTCTATTAATACGTTCAGCAACAGCGTTTTCATAAGGGTCGTATTGTTCAGCCATACTCATTGTTATTCCGTTGCTTTCGGCAAACTCGGTATATTTAGGATTGCAGTATTGAAACCCTCTATCTGAGTGATGAATAAGCTTTTGTTTAGGATATTTTCTATTTTTAATAGCCATAGCAAGCGCCTCTGTACAAAGCGATGTTCTCATATGATTATCGAGTTTATAGCCCATAATTTGCTTAGAATAGGCGTCTGTGACTAAAGCTAGATAGTTGTGCCCATTTTCTGTTTTAATGTATGTTATATCGCTAACCCAAAGTTGTTCTGGTCGAGTAGGAACGTGGTCTTTTACCAGGTTCTTATATTTTTTGTACATATGGTTTGAGTTTGTAGTTGTGATGTAATTTTTAGTTTTAGGAATCAAAAGATTATTTAGCCTAAGGAAGCGATAGAACTTGTCTCTACCAATTTTAATATCAGCGTTTATAAAGTCCTGTTTTAGTTCTTTATGTAGCTTAATTCCACCAGTTTTAGAGCCTACTTTTTTACGGTAGTCCTTGACCATTTTCATTAGCTTCTGATGGTCTACTTCTTGTTTTTGTTGGGTTTTGAGTCTTTTGTAAAAGGCTTGTTTAGATATCCCAAAACATCCATAGAGCCATTTTCTTTTATACGCTGTTTTTTCTTTAGCTCTATCTCTTTTGCTAATGTTTTGGGCAATGACTTTTTTGACATATCAACGCCTGTAATAAGTTCCATATCCGCGATAATGTCTTGTTGGAAGTCTTTTTGAAACTCAAGTTCTTCAATCTTTTCCTTTAACTTTTTAATTTCATCGTTTTTACTCATACCTGTATTTTGTTGTACTAAGGTACTGTATTTTCTTAACCAATAGGAAATGGTTGTTCTGGGGACGTCGTATTTTTTAGAAGCTTGGTTGTTGGATAGTTGACCGTTTAGGATTTGGTCAACGACTAAAAGTTTGGTTTCTAAAGTGGCTTTTTGGTAACTTTTTTTTCGCCAGTGCTCATTTTGTGTTTTCATAAGTGACTATAATTAATGGTTTAATTTTTAGTCAACCTATTTCAGGAAAGTTCAAGCCACGAAAAGTTTATTCCGTACTTAGAGCATATGAGTACTTTAAAGTATTATGCAAAAACTAATATAGGTAGTAGGCCTTCAAAAAGAGGCAAATCTGATAAATTAATATTCTCAGATTTAAGAGCTATTCCTTTTGTAGGGTCATGGAGTCAATTAAAACAAAATGTACCCGGATTCTTTGGCGTAGGAACAGCATTAAAAAAATACGAAGATAGAGGCGAATTTCATAAAGTAGAACAACTTTACAATAACTCTAAATTCTTTAAAACCTTACTAGAAAATAGTATGATGTCTTTAACTAAATCATTCTTTGATTTAACTAAGTACATGGCTAAAGACAAAGAATTTGGTGAATTCTGGACTATTATTTACAATGAATACCTAGAAACCAAACGTTTGTTACTAAAAGTAACTGGATATAAAGAGTTAATGGAACATGAACCTGCAAGTAAAGCATCTATTCAAGTTAGAGAATCTATTGTATTACCACTATTAACTATTCAGCAATATGCGCTTAAAAAAATACAAGAATTAAAGAAAGCTGAAGTTAAAGACGAAGAAGAAATTAAAATCTTTGAGAAGATTGTAACTCGATCTTTATTTGGTAATATTAATGCTAGTAGAAATTCGGCATAAAAATATGCCTCTATAATATTAAAAACCCCTAAGTTAAGTTTATACTTAGGGGTTTTTTAATACCTAGATTTTATTGATATAATACACACACAAAATAGAGGCATCTATAATTATAGACACCTCTATTTTAGTTGTTAAATTAATAGTACTTATTATAAACTAGTGTTCATTCATTCGGAAATCTGAATAAGCATCCATACCATGTTCATAACCATCAAGTCCTTCTAACTCTTCTTTTTCAGATACTCTAATACCAACTGTTTTCTTCATTATAAAGAATATGATAAATGCAGATGGAATACAAATAGCAGCATACGATAACACACCTACTAATTGGCTAATAAACTGATCTACACCAGCTAAAGCTCCAAAAACCCCAACAGCTAAAGTACCCCAAATACCACATACTAAATGTACAGCAATAGCACCAACTGGGTCATCTAATCTTAATCTATCTATAAAACTAACAGCAAATACAATTAATACGCCAGCAATGGCACCAATTAATATGGCGTCTGTAGGCCCCATTTGGTCTGCTCCTGCGGTTATACCGACAAGTCCTCCTAAAATTCCGTTTAAAAACATAGTTAAATCTAAGTTTTTAAATTTTAAGAATGAAACTAAAGCAGCAACAACACCACCTGCCGCAGCAGCTAAACAAGTAGTAACTAAAGTTAAAGAAGTTAAAGCAGGGTCTGCAGAAAGTACAGAACCTCCATTAAAACCAAACCAACCTAACCAAAGAATTAAAACTCCAGCAGTTGCCATTGGAATATTATGACCTGGAATTGCTTGTGGTTTACCATTCTTAAATTTACCAATTCTAGCACCTAATAACCAAACAGCCACTAAAGCTGCCCAACCACCAACAGAATGCACTAATGTAGAACCTGCAAAATCATAAAAAGGGGTTTCTCTCATATCTAAGAAACCTCCACCCCATTTCCATGAACCCGCAAGTGGGTATATAATACCAACGTATATTATGGTAAACATCATAAAAGGCCCTATTTTAATACGTTCAGCAACAGCTCCAGAAACAATAGTGGCAGCGGTAGCAGCAAACATACCTTGAAATAAGAAATCTGTCCAGTAAGTATACCCTTCGTTATATGTTAAATCTGCAGCAGCTGTAGCATCTAACCCCCATCCAGCAAAACCGAAGATTCCTAAAGAGCCTTCTTCAAAACCTGGATACATTAAATTAAAGCCTACTAAACAGTATAGCAAAAGCCCTATAGTAATGATAAAAATATTTTTAAATAATATGTTAATGGTGTTTTTTTGTCTAGTTAGTCCTATTTCTAAAAATGCAAAACCTGTATGCATAAAGAAAACTAGAGCCGTACAGATCATCATCCATACGTTATTTGTGGTGAGTAATTCCATAATGTTTTTAAGTAATTTTTAATGATTTATTTTAAAGTGTCTCCACCCTTTTCTCCTGTTCTTATTCTGTAACATTCTGTAACATCTGATACAAATATTTTTCCATCTCCTACTTCGCCAGTAGCGGCAGAATCGAGAATTGCTTTTATTGTTGCTTCTTCAAAATCATCATTAACAACAATTGATAAATACCTACGTTGAATGTCACTTGTACTATAAGACACTCCTCTATAAACATGTCCTTCCTTTTCATTTCCCAAACCAGTTACATCCCAGTAAGAGAAAAAGTTTACTCCAACTTCGTGTAAAGCTTCTTTTACTACTCTGTATTTGGATTTCCTAATAATAGCTTCAATTTTCTTCATAATATTTTAATTTTAATAATTAGTTCCCTAAAAATAATGAGTTTAGGATTGGTCTTTTTTAATATAATTTAGTGTGATATCATAAAATAGATGCCAAAAGAAAATTTCTTAAGGCATCTGTTTTTAATCAGCTAGTTAGCTTAAATTTTATTCTAAATATTTATAAGATTTAAAATTATATTATTCAATTTCTCTTTGTCTTTTACCAGGATATGCTAATGCACCATGCTCTGATAAATCAAGACCTTCAATTTCTACTTTTTCAGAAACTCTAAGTCCTATAGTTTTCTTAAGTATAGTCAAGAAGATTAAAGAGGTAACAACCGCCCAAATAGCATAAGCTAAAGTACCAATTAATTGAGCTAAAAATTGATTAGCACCACCGCCATTGAATAAACCAATACCAGTATCGCCATCAATTCCCCAAAGACCAATTACTAGAGTACCCCATGCACCAACAACACCATGTACTGAAAACGCACCTACAGCATCATCAATTTTAAGTTTTTGTTCTACAAACTCCATAGAGAATACTACAATAATACCACCAACAAAACCAGCAGCAATTGCGCCAAATTCACCCATATTACCACAACCAGCAGTAATACTTACTAAACCAGCTAAGGCACCATTAAGAGTCATATCAATATTTGGTTTTTTGTATTTAACCCATGATAAGAACAACGCACCTAAAGCACCCGCAGAAGCAGCAAGGTTTGTAACCAATACTACCATAGAAGCACCTGTTGCATCATCACCACCCCAAGCTAGTTGAGAACCTCCGTTAAAACCAAACCATCCGAACCAAAGGATAAATACACCTAAAGCGGCTAACAATTTGTTATGACCTGGAATACTAACAGCTTTTCCATCTATGTACTTACCAATTCTTGGTCCTACTAAGGCAGCAGCTATTAAAGCAGCCCAACCTCCTACAGCATGTACAACAGATGATCCTGCAAAATCTATAAATTCAGCTGGCATAATACCATCGGTATCATTTAACCATCCGCCGTTCCATTCCCATCCACCTGCTATAGGGTATATAAAGGCAGTCATTATTATTGAGAAAATGATATAAGTTGTATATTTTGTTCTACCAGCAATAGCACCTGATACAATTGTTGCTGCGGTAGCACAAAATACTGTTTGGAAAAATAAATCTGCTGGACCTTGATTAAAAGCGAAACCACCCCATCCTATCCATCCACTAGGAGAATCTCCATACATTAAAGAATAACCAATGAACCAATATACTAAAGACCCAACGGCAATATCTAGTACATTTTTCATAGCTATGTTAACCACGTTCTTAGAACGTGTCATTCCAGACTCAACTAATGTGAATCCTGCTTGCATTAGGAAAACTAAAATACCTGAAATAAGCATCCAAAGCATTCCCATATCGCCTTCTATTGCGGCGGTATCTTGAATAAAAAGTGGTATATTATACAAAGACATAATAAATTGTTTTTAATGGTTAGTGAATTATTTAAACATTTACGCATCCATTAAGGATGCGTAAATAAATTTTTATATACTAGAATGAGTAGATTGCGGCCAAAGTAAATGCTGCTAAGTTATCTGCAGCTGCACCATCACTATCAAAGTAAGGAGTATCATTACTCCAAGAATCTAATCTAATTTCTGGCTTAATGATTAAGTTATCTACAGTATAGCTACCTGTTAAAGTTGTTGCAAAAACACTTGGGTAATCATCACCATCTCCATGTAAACCATAATATTCACCTCTTAAACCAATTGAGAAACTATCAGAAGTTGCTACTTGTGGGTACAATGCAGCTCCGTAGAATCCTTCACCATCATTATCATTGTATGCAGCGTTAATTCCTAAGAAGAAAGTATCAGATAAATCAAATCCACCTGTATAGTCTACTTCAAATCCTAAACCATCATTATTTCCACTATCATAGTATAAGTTTAAGTATTGACCAAAGAAACCTAATTGAGCTCCTAAAGCATACTCACCTGAAAGAGAAGTATCATTAGTATCCCAAGGATTAGTTACAGCTAACATTAAACTCCAATCATCAGATAAAGTAAAATCTGCTTTTAAACCCATGTGAGAAAATGGGCCACTTGAAAATAAATAAGACGTACTATAGTTAAAGTTTGCTGCTGGCGCAATAACTTCATAACCTAAAAAAGTATTCCATCTACCAAATGTTAATGTAGTACCTTCAGATACATTCCAGTAAACATAAGCTTGATTTACAATACCGTCAACAATATCAAAATTAAAAGTTGCTCCTGCACCTCTTGGTCCAGTTCCTAAATCTAAAACCGCACCGGCTTTTTCACCTTCGTAGCTTACAACTAGGTTTGCCATACCTAAAGCAAAACCAGATTTATCTGCAAAAGCAGTTCCAAAACTTGGCGCATCATTATCTGAAGCTGTTAAATAAGTTTGGTAATAAGCATCTACACTACCACTAATACTTAGTTTGCTTGTTTCTTCGTCTTGAGCAAATACAACAGATGCTACAAAAAGGAATGTTAGAGTAAATAGTTTTCTCATAATTGTTTTCATTTTTTAGTTATTAATTATGTTTAATTTTCTTTAAGAATGTGATAAAACTATGTTAAAAAGTTTTAACCCCCATAAAAAAAGGGGGTGTTTAATTAATTTTTATAGATATTTTAATTTTTACCCTATTTTTTTAGGGGTATTCTGTTTATTTTTTTGATTTTTTGGTTTTTCAATAACAGCAATATTTGAATTATTATCATTATTTTTTGTTTTTTTATGCTGTTATTTTTAATAATTCCATGTTTTATTAACATAAATTCAGATATCCGCATTTATCGTTAAATTTTAGCAATTGAATATTTATTAAAAAACTAGAGGAATATTGATATATAATTATTTTTATCTGCTCTTCGCTTCTAAAATCGAAATAATGTTTTGCCTATTATTATTAATTTAAAATGTATAATTATCTTCGCTTACTTAGTCACGTTTTAAACCAATATAATTTAGTTGATTATGCTGCAGAAACAAGGAATGTATTCCCCAGATTATGAACACGCAAATTGTGGTGCTGGTTTTATTTGTAACCTCAAAGGAGAAAAAACAAATCAAATCATACATGATGCGTTAGAAATTTTGGTAAAATTAGAGCACCGCGGAGGGGTTAGTGCCGACGGAAAAACAGGTGATGGTGCTGGTTTATTAATTGATATCCCTCATGATTATTTTAAACGTGTTTGTGAATTTGAAATTCCTGCCCCTAGAGAGTATGCTGTGGGTATGGTTTTTTTACCTAAAGTTGCCAACCAATATCAATACTGTAAAGATGTATTTGAACGCGAAGTAAAAGCTCAAGGACTTACCATTTTAGGATGGAGAAAAGTACCGGTAGATTCTTCGCAATTGGGTGAAATTGCAAAAGCTTCAGAACCTAATATTGAGCAACTTTTTATTAGCAAACCTGAAGGCGCAACAGAAGCCAATTTTAAAGCTAAACTATACGCTGCTAGAAAAATAACCGAACATGATATTAGACTATCAAAAATATCACAATCAGATTATTTTTATGTTCCAAGTTTATCTACAACAACGTTGATTTATAAAGGTATCATTATGCCTGAAGATATAGGGCCTTATTATACCGATTTACAACAAAAAGATTTAGTTACCAGATTAGCTTTAGTACATCAACGTTTTTCTACCAACACCATGCCTACATGGGAGTTAGCACAACCATTCCGTTTTATGTGTCAGAATGGTGAAATAAACACATTGCGCGGTAATGTTAGTAGAATGAGAATTAGAGAGGAAATCATGAAAAGCGATGTATTTGGACCTCAAATAGACAAACTTTTCCCAATTGTACTTCCTGGAAAATCAGATTCTGCTTCTATGGATATGGTAGTAGAATTACTAACTCACACAGACCGTTCTTTACCAGAAATCATGATGATGATGATTCCTGAAGCTTGGGAAAAACACAAAACCATGAGTGAAGACAAAAAGGCTTTCTATGAATACAACTGCTGTATTATGGAACCTTGGGATGGTCCTGCTTCAATTCCGTTTACAGATGGCGATTATATTGGTGCTTTATTAGACAGAAATGGCTTAAGACCATCACGTTACACCCTTACAAAAAGTGGTAAATTAATCATGTCTTCTGAAGTTGGAGTTGTTGATGTAGACCCTGCCGATGTTGAATTACATGGTAGATTAGAACCAGGAAAAATGTTCTTGGTTGATATGAATGAAGGACGTATTATTGATGACGAAGAAATAAAAAACAAAATTGTTTCAGAAAGGCCATACAAAGAATGGTTAGACAAAACAAGACTGCATTTAAGAGATGTACCTTATACTAATGAAACGTGCCCAATAGAAACCATTGATATTAAAACGCGCCAACGTTTATTCAATTATACTATTGAAGATATCCAAGAGGTTATTACACCAATGGCACAAAAAGGTAAAGAGGCTTTAGGCTCTATGGGTACTGATACACCTTTAGCGGTATTATCAGACAGACCTCAACTAATTTCAAACTACTTTAAACAATTATTTGCACAGGTAACAAACCCGCCTTTAGATGGTATTCGTGAAGAAATTGTAACAGATATTAGTTTAAATCTAGGTAAAGACCGCAACATATTTAGCATTACAGAAAGACAGTGCCGAAAATTACGCATTCAAAACCCTGTAATTTCAAATGCTGATTTAGAAAAAATAAGAACCATTAAAATAGAAGGCTTTAAAGCTGAAACCATTCATATGCTATACCCAAAAGCACAAGGAATGAATGGACTTGAAGATGCTTTAGAAGACATCATAAAACAAGTAGAAAAAGCATTAGAAAGAAAAACAAACATCATTATTCTATCAGATAGAGGTGTAAACAAAGACTTTGCTCCTATCCCTGCTCTTTTAGCTTGTTCTTATGTAAACCACCAATTAAACCGCTTACGCAAGCGTTCTTATTTTGATATTATTATAGAATCTGCAGAACCGCGTGAGCCACATCATTTTGCTACCTTATTTGGTTATGGCGCTAGTGCTATTAACCCTTATATGGTAAATGAAATTATTAGAGACCAAGTAAAAGAAGGCTTTATTAAAGGAATAGATGAACAAAAAGCTGTAGATAACTTTAACAAAGCCATAGGAAAAGGTATCTTAAAAATAATGAACAAAATAGGAATCTCTACCTTACATTCTTACAGAGGTTCTCAAATTTTTGAAATTGTTGGTTTTAACTCATCGTTTGTTGAAAAATATTTCCCATACACAACCTCTAGAATTGAAGGTATTGGTCTATACGAAATAGAAAAAGAAATCAATGAGCGCTATAAATACGCCTACCCAGATAAAGAAATTAAAAACCGTTTAGGTTTAAATATTGGTGGAGATTACCGCTGGAGACGTAATGGCGAACGCCATATGTTTAATCCAACAACTGTTGCTAAATTACAACAAGCTGTTAGGTTAAGTGACCAAAAAAGTTACGATATATACGCAAAAGCAATTAACGAACAGTCTGAAAACCTAATGACCATTCGTGGCTTGTTTGAGTTTGATAATTTAGACCCAATTCCTATTGAAGAAGTAGAACCTTGGACCGAAATTGTGAAACGCTTTAAAACAGGAGCTATGTCTTATGGCTCTATTTCGCGTGAAGCGCACGAAAATTTAGCCATTGCCATGAACCGAATTGGAGGAAAATCTAATTCTGGTGAAGGTGGAGAAGATAGACGTCGTTTCCAAAAAGATATAAATGGAGACAGTAGAAACTCTGCTATAAAACAAGTAGCTTCTGGTCGTTTTGGTGTAACATCACACTACTTAACAAACGCCAAAGAAATTCAAATAAAAATGGCTCAAGGAGCTAAACCTGGAGAAGGTGGCCAGCTTCCTGGTGAAAAAGTATTACCATGGATTGCAGATGCAAGAAACTCTACACCTTTTGTTGGTTTAATTTCACCACCACCACATCATGACATATATTCTATTGAAGATTTAGCTCAATTAATATTCGATCTTAAAAATGCTAACCGCGATGCTAGAATTAATGTTAAACTAGTATCAGAAGTTGGTGTTGGTACTATAGCAGCAGGTGTGTCTAAAGCCAAAGCCGATGTTGTTTTAATCTCTGGTTATGATGGAGGTACTGGTGCATCTCCTTTAACATCTCTTAAACACGCTGGTTTACCTTGGGAACTTGGTTTAGCAGAAGCGCAACAAACTTTAGTTCTTAACAATTTAAGAAGTAGAATTGTTGTTGAGTGTGACGGACAGTTAAAAACAGGTCGTGATGTTGCTATAGCAGCCTTACTTGGAGCCGAAGAATTTGGTTTTGCAACAGCGCCTTTAGTAGCCTCTGGTTGTATTATGATGCGTAAATGTCATTTAAATACCTGTCCTGTAGGAATTGCTACTCAAGACAAAGAACTACGTAAAAATTTTAAGGGTACACCAGAACACGTTATCAACTTCTTTTACTATGTAGCAGAAGAATTAAGAGGTATTATGGCACAATTAGGGTTTAGAACCTTAGCAGAAATGGTAGGGCAAA contains:
- a CDS encoding P-II family nitrogen regulator — protein: MKKIEAIIRKSKYRVVKEALHEVGVNFFSYWDVTGLGNEKEGHVYRGVSYSTSDIQRRYLSIVVNDDFEEATIKAILDSAATGEVGDGKIFVSDVTECYRIRTGEKGGDTLK
- a CDS encoding outer membrane beta-barrel protein codes for the protein MKTIMRKLFTLTFLFVASVVFAQDEETSKLSISGSVDAYYQTYLTASDNDAPSFGTAFADKSGFALGMANLVVSYEGEKAGAVLDLGTGPRGAGATFNFDIVDGIVNQAYVYWNVSEGTTLTFGRWNTFLGYEVIAPAANFNYSTSYLFSSGPFSHMGLKADFTLSDDWSLMLAVTNPWDTNDTSLSGEYALGAQLGFFGQYLNLYYDSGNNDGLGFEVDYTGGFDLSDTFFLGINAAYNDNDGEGFYGAALYPQVATSDSFSIGLRGEYYGLHGDGDDYPSVFATTLTGSYTVDNLIIKPEIRLDSWSNDTPYFDSDGAAADNLAAFTLAAIYSF
- a CDS encoding IS3 family transposase, with product MSKQAFYKRLKTQQKQEVDHQKLMKMVKDYRKKVGSKTGGIKLHKELKQDFINADIKIGRDKFYRFLRLNNLLIPKTKNYITTTNSNHMYKKYKNLVKDHVPTRPEQLWVSDITYIKTENGHNYLALVTDAYSKQIMGYKLDNHMRTSLCTEALAMAIKNRKYPKQKLIHHSDRGFQYCNPKYTEFAESNGITMSMAEQYDPYENAVAERINRTLKYEYGLKQTIKNTDLAQKMTEQAVYIYNNLRTHFSLDLRKPAEVHLNPNIKYKSYRKNNVNLPELTI
- a CDS encoding ammonium transporter, yielding MSLYNIPLFIQDTAAIEGDMGMLWMLISGILVFLMQAGFTLVESGMTRSKNVVNIAMKNVLDIAVGSLVYWFIGYSLMYGDSPSGWIGWGGFAFNQGPADLFFQTVFCATAATIVSGAIAGRTKYTTYIIFSIIMTAFIYPIAGGWEWNGGWLNDTDGIMPAEFIDFAGSSVVHAVGGWAALIAAALVGPRIGKYIDGKAVSIPGHNKLLAALGVFILWFGWFGFNGGSQLAWGGDDATGASMVVLVTNLAASAGALGALFLSWVKYKKPNIDMTLNGALAGLVSITAGCGNMGEFGAIAAGFVGGIIVVFSMEFVEQKLKIDDAVGAFSVHGVVGAWGTLVIGLWGIDGDTGIGLFNGGGANQFLAQLIGTLAYAIWAVVTSLIFLTILKKTIGLRVSEKVEIEGLDLSEHGALAYPGKRQREIE
- a CDS encoding helix-turn-helix domain-containing protein is translated as MKTQNEHWRKKSYQKATLETKLLVVDQILNGQLSNNQASKKYDVPRTTISYWLRKYSTLVQQNTGMSKNDEIKKLKEKIEELEFQKDFQQDIIADMELITGVDMSKKSLPKTLAKEIELKKKQRIKENGSMDVLGYLNKPFTKDSKPNKNKK
- a CDS encoding ammonium transporter, which codes for MELLTTNNVWMMICTALVFFMHTGFAFLEIGLTRQKNTINILFKNIFIITIGLLLYCLVGFNLMYPGFEEGSLGIFGFAGWGLDATAAADLTYNEGYTYWTDFLFQGMFAATAATIVSGAVAERIKIGPFMMFTIIYVGIIYPLAGSWKWGGGFLDMRETPFYDFAGSTLVHSVGGWAALVAVWLLGARIGKFKNGKPQAIPGHNIPMATAGVLILWLGWFGFNGGSVLSADPALTSLTLVTTCLAAAAGGVVAALVSFLKFKNLDLTMFLNGILGGLVGITAGADQMGPTDAILIGAIAGVLIVFAVSFIDRLRLDDPVGAIAVHLVCGIWGTLAVGVFGALAGVDQFISQLVGVLSYAAICIPSAFIIFFIMKKTVGIRVSEKEELEGLDGYEHGMDAYSDFRMNEH